In one window of Cynocephalus volans isolate mCynVol1 chromosome 6, mCynVol1.pri, whole genome shotgun sequence DNA:
- the LOC134380770 gene encoding testisin-like — MGAQGGSLLLALLLAPLLSLAGPEQPAPQEADPMSGPCGHRTIPSRVVGGGDAELGRWPWQGSLRLWGNHVCGASLLSRRWVLTAAHCFENSEDPYEWTVQFGELTSMPPFWNLHAYYNRYQVEDIYLSPKFQGAPPNDIAMLRLSSSVTYTNYIQPICVPASTVEFENRSDCWVTGWGDIEEDTGSGGQHHKQHHV, encoded by the exons ATGGGCGCGCAGGGCGGGTCGCTGCTGCTGGCGCTGCTGCTGGCGCCGCTGCTGTCGCTGGCGGGACCCGAGCAGCCGG CGCCGCAGGAAGCCGACCCAATGTCAG GGCCCTGCGGCCACCGGACCATCCCGTCGCGCGTGGTGGGTGGAGGTGACGCGGAGCTCGGGCGCTGGCCGTGGCAGGGGAGCCTGCGTCTGTGGGGCAACCACGTCTGCGGAGCGAGCCTGCTCAGCCGCCGCTGGGTGCTCACGGCCGCGCACTGCTTCGAAAA TTCTGAGGATCCCTACGAGTGGACAGTGCAGTTTGGCGAGCTGACTTCTATGCCACCTTTCTGGAACCTGCATGCCTACTACAATCGTTACCAGGTGGAGGATATCTATCTGAGCCCCAAGTTCCAGGGGGCTCCACCCAATGACATTGCCATGCTAAGGCTGTCCTCCTCTGTCACCTACACTAATTACATCCAGCCCATCTGTGTCCCAGCCTCTACAGTGGAGTTCGAAAACCGATCTGACTGCTGGGTGACTGGCTGGGGGGACATCGAAGAGGATACTG GAAGCGGAGGTCAGCATCATAAACAACACCATGTGTAA